A single Corticium candelabrum chromosome 12, ooCorCand1.1, whole genome shotgun sequence DNA region contains:
- the LOC134188082 gene encoding uncharacterized protein LOC134188082, translating into MEHIYRPSQQPDDWFFRVENSVSDPESPNEDPGVVAVKQVIGKVTNSVSFKILIPATWAVLEKICDGLEEKMGSALSSVNVILALANRLCRISEEKEVRAALVYLDDAGSVIFPQKSEKLKDTVVTKPNWYWTRAKTTANR; encoded by the exons ATGGAGCACATCTACCGACCAAGCCAGCAGCCTGATGATTGGTTTTTCCGTGTTGAAAACTCGGTGTCCGATCCAGAATCTCCAAACGAAGATCCGGGTGTAGTTGCAGTGAAACAAGTCATTGGAAAGGTGACAAATTCTGTgtcatttaaaattttgataCCAGCGACTTGGGCGGTGCTGGAGAAAATCTGCGATGGTCTAGAAGAGAAGATGGGCAGTGCCTTGTCTAGTGTCAATGTTATCTTGGCTTTGGCCAATCGATTGTGTCGTATctctgaagagaaagaagtgcGTGCGGCTCTGGTGTATTTGGATGACGCCGGATCAGTAATATTCCCTCAGAAGAGTGAAAAATTGAAGGATACGGTCGTCACCAAACCGAATTG GTATTGGACTCGAGCAAAGACAACAGCAAATCGTTAG
- the LOC134188063 gene encoding uncharacterized protein LOC134188063, whose protein sequence is MDGRSYSKSKETDVYSLGVTLMELLTGQTPASHPRRRDHQVHLIEQREVCMTCMKMLYSQPSQRLTVSQALTGIANISEMVQYNAGALRVTDGRALAAAALCVADGRASARRVAVDVVIGDLLDGVR, encoded by the coding sequence ATGGACGGGAGATCATACAGTAaaagcaaagagacagacgTCTACAGTTTGGGAGTGACCCTGATGGAGCTGTTAACTGGTCAAACACCAGCCAGTCATCCTCGTCGCAGAGATCACCAAGTGCATCTAATAGAGCAAAGAGAAGTTTGCATGACGTGTATGAAGATGTTGTATTCACAACCTAGTCAACGTCTGACTGTGTCTCAAGCGCTCACAGGAATAGCAAACATCAGTGAGATGGTTCAGTACAATGCTGGTGCTCTTCGTGTTACCGATGGTCGTgctcttgctgctgctgctctttGTGTTGCCGATGGTCGTGCTAGTGCCCGTCGTGTTGCTGTAGATGTTGTCATTGGTGATCTTCTTGATGGTGTACGgtga